The following is a genomic window from Marinitoga litoralis.
TATATCAGAATTATAACCATTTGCATATGCTCCAAAATCAATTACAATTAATTCACCTACATTGATTTTTTTATCTGAAGCAATACCATGAGGTAAAGCTCCTCTTGGCCCTGAAGCTACTATTGTTTCAAAAGCATAATTATCAGCACCATATATTTTCATATTATATTCAAGTTTAGCTGCAAATTCTTTTTCTGTCATCCCTATATAAAAACTATCTAAAGTTTCTTGTAAAGCTTTTTCTGCAATTATAGCTGCTTCTTTTATAAACTTAACTTCTTCTGAAGATTTAGTTCGTCTCATTTCTAAAATTAAATTTTCTGAAGGAATAAATTCAAAATCTTCAAATTTCTTAAATACATTTAAATATGTATTTGTAGATATTCTATTTGATTCAAAACCTATTTTTGATCCTTTTGGCAGTTTTATTATATTCTCTAATTCATCATATAATTTTTTCTTAAATAATATTGGTTTTTCTCCTGTTTGCTTTTCAGCTTGTTCAGTGTATCTCCCGTCAGTCATAAAAACTACATCATCATGAGTAATGTAAACTATTGAAAATGATCCAGTAAATCCTGTTAAATAATATGATGTAGGTTTTGAAGAGCTTTCAATATTTACAACTAAAAATGCATCAAGTCCTTTAGCTTCCATTTTTTCTCTTAAAAATTTAATTCTTTCTTCAAACATTTTGATCCCCCTTAATATTCTCATTTATATATTCTTAATTAATAATTATACCATATTTGAATTTCAAAATAGCTTTAATTGATTTTGGTTTTTAGTAATCTTTCTTCTCTTTATATTTTTCATGGATTTTAATTTACTTTCGAATTCAGTTTTATCTGATATTTCTTCCATTACTTCCTTTGCTCTATTAATTACTTCATCAGGTATTCCCGCTAATTTAGCAACTTCAATTCCATAACTCTTATCACTAATACCATCTTCTATCTTATGCAAAAAGATTATACCAGATTCAGTTTCTAAAACCTTTACTCTTTTATTAATAATTCCATCATAAAAATCACTTAACATAGTTAATTCCATATAATGAGTAGCAAAAATTGTATATGATTTTAATGCTTGATATATATATTCAGATGTAGCCCATGCTACACTGATTCCATCAATTGTACCAGTCCCTCTTCCAACCTCATCTAAAAGAATTAAACTATTTTCGTCTGCATTATTTAATATACTAGATACCTCTGACATTTCTACTAAAAATGTTGATTTACCACTTACAACATCATCTTTAGCTCCAATTCTTGTAAAAATATTATTTAAAACTGGCATTTCTGCGTATTCAGCAGATACATAAGAACCTATTTGAGCCATTATAGAGATAATCCCTATTTGTCTTAAATATGTTGATTTACCACTCATATTGGGACCGGTTAAAATAACAAATCTTTTTTCGTTGTCAAGATGAATACTATTTGGAGTAAAGTTTTCTGTAAATTGTTCAACAACAGGGTGCCTTCCATTAACAATGGAAAACTTATTCATATTAAATACCGGTCTCACATATTTGTTTTTTATTGAAACTTCCGCAAAACCTCTTAAGATATCAATTTCTGATATTTTAAGCGATAATGTTTTTAATTCTTTTACATATTTCTGAAGGTTAACTATCAACTGATTATAGATTACATTTTCTAATTCATTTATTCTTTTTTCTGCAATGGCATATTTTTCTTCTAAATTTCTTAATTCTTCTGTTATAAATCTTTCAGAATTTACTAATGTTTGTTTTCTAATATAATTAGGAGGCACTTTATCTATATTTGCTTTTGTTACTTCAATATAAAAACCATATATTTTATTTCTAGAAACTTTTAAATTGTTTATTCCTGTTTTTTCTTTTTCCTTTTCTTCAATATCTTTTAAATA
Proteins encoded in this region:
- a CDS encoding M24 family metallopeptidase, translating into MFEERIKFLREKMEAKGLDAFLVVNIESSSKPTSYYLTGFTGSFSIVYITHDDVVFMTDGRYTEQAEKQTGEKPILFKKKLYDELENIIKLPKGSKIGFESNRISTNTYLNVFKKFEDFEFIPSENLILEMRRTKSSEEVKFIKEAAIIAEKALQETLDSFYIGMTEKEFAAKLEYNMKIYGADNYAFETIVASGPRGALPHGIASDKKINVGELIVIDFGAYANGYNSDITRTVATEGISDRQKEIYELVLKAQKAAVEAVKPGMKYSELDKVARDIIKNGGYGEYFSHGLGHGLGLEVHESPRVSYMSEEISQPGDIITIEPGIYLPGDLGVRIEDDVLVTEDGYEVLTSFDKSLIII